A region of the Aulosira sp. FACHB-615 genome:
TACCGCGATCGCTTGTATAACGGTTCTCTTGGCTTTCAAACTGTCCAAAGTAATTTGGGCGCTGTTGTCACCTCGCCGATTATTCCTTTGGGGAAAAGTGGTATTAACCTCGACTATCAAGCAAGCGCACAATATATTACTGCTAATAGCGATCGTCAAAACTTATTTAGCACCAACATTGGTCAAACAATTGATCGTGTCTCTTTAGGTCGTCTACAAGCCAGCGCCGCTCTCAGCACTGGTGTGTTTCTCTGGCAGGGAAAACCATTAGCCCCCACAGCTACCGCCGGCTTGCGTTATACACCTAGACCTGTAGTTCCTTATATACAAGCGTCAGCTAGTATTAGAGGTACTACTACTTATTACACCAGTGGAGATGACCAAACCAATCTCATTGGTTCAGTTGGTTTACAAGGACAGATTGGCCATTTTTCCCGTCCTTTTTTTGATTACACAGGCTTTAATATCAGTTACTCTAGAGGCTTAACTAGCGGATTATCACCTTTTTTGTTTGACCGATTTGTTGATAACCAAGTCTTGAATGCGGGAATTGTTCAACAAATTTATGGGCCATTTCGGATTGGGTTTCAGACCTCAATTAACTTGGATACAGGCAGAGAAACCAGTACAGACTATGTTTTAGAATATAGCCGCCGCACCTATGGCATTACCCTACGCTACAATCCCGTCTTAGAATTAGGCGGTTTCAGCATTCGCATTAGTGACTTTAATTGGACTGGTGGTACAGATCCATTTTCGACGAATCAAGTTACACCTGTAGTTGGAGGTGTGCGCCAGGAATAATCTTGGGGATTGACAACTAAAAAAATATCTCATCATTCAGGGACAAGGGAGACAAGGGAGATAGAGGTCTTGCTGAGTCAACACATTGGATAATGTATGAGGAAATACGACTTTAGGACTTACTACAACTTAGTATCAGCAAGTTCTTGCGTCTCATTAGACACTAGCTTTATGTATGTTATTATCGGGTTTTAACTTTCAGGATTGAGTAATTAGCCAGCATCAACACAAAAAAAGCACTGGAAAACTTATATTTCTAATTCAGTAACCAGCACTTTTTATACAAAGGCTAACAGGCTAAGGCGCTGCTATGGCAAAAGTAAAATCAAAAGTCCAGAAATCAAAAAACTCGAAAAAGCAGCCTAAAAAGGAAGCACCGACTCTTAGCCTCCAAGAAAGGTTAGCCCAAAAGCGTCAAGCAACGAAAGCCCGCAAAGAATTTATGGATTTACTCACTAAATCCTTATCTGGTGCGTTGTTTTTAGGTTTTTTGCTGTTTTTAGTTGCCGGTATTAAGGCTGCATTACCTGCTGTCTTGGGGGTACTGGTGATGTCTTTTTCTTATAAATACCCTCGTCAGGCTTTAATTGCCTTTATTATCTACGTTCCCTTTGGCGGCACAATTACTTATTACATTGGTAATAGTCCGATTCTGCAATTGGCTAAAGATTCATTTTACATCCCAGCTGCGATCGCTCTTTGGCAAATTTGCCGCAAACAGAAACTACCATTCATCATCCCCAAGCAAATTAAAATCCCATTGTTTATTTTATTGGGTTCTTGTTTGCTCACTCTCGTATTTATCAATGGTGGACAACAGTTTAACCCACCACCAGCTGGACTATTAGAGGAACCTGTTAAAGAATTTCCCATAGGCTTAGGAATTCTCGGTTTAAAAGTTCTTTTAGGTTACGTATCTTTAATTACTTGTATTTACTACCTAATTCGCAATAAGCAAGATTTTTTCTTCTTATCGCGTCTACAAATCGTACTAATTATCGTCTGTTGTGTCCTAGGATTGATCCAATACTTATTCTTACTCACTGGAATTTGTGAAGGAACTAAAAATCTCGAAGGTTCTGCCTTATTTAAGGCTACACTTGACGCTAGATGTTATTTTGGTGGTTCCCTAGTCTACAGTCCCAGTCAAGGAATAATTCGGCTACCAGGAACATTTGTTGCACCTTGGCAATGGGCATGGTTTTTAATTTCTAGTACTTTTTTTGCCTTTGCTACAGGCTTTTCCGACCCGTCAATTTTTTGGCGGTTAATAAGTTTAGGTTCTATGGCTTTAATCTTTGTCAATGCAGTAATTTCGGGACAAAGAATCGCCCTCGGCTTAGTACCTACTTGTTTTGTCATGTTACTCTTGCTGACTGGTCAAATTGCTAACTTGAAACGGTTTATCCCCATAGGAGTAGGGTTAGTGATGATTTTGGGAATTGCCGTTGTGAGCAACCCTGTAGTTGTTCAAGAGAGAATAGATAGTTTTGCCAGTCGTTGGAATGCTTCACCACCTCAAGATTTTATTATTCAGCAATTTGAAGAAAACTTAAAAGATACAGATAGCCCTCTAGGAAGTGGTTTAGGTCGAGCCACTAACTCTGCTCGTGCATTAGGTAAAACCAAACTAGTAGAGACTTACTACCCCAAATTAATATATGAGATTGGGATTTTTGGCGTATTGGGGTTTCTGGCTTTAGTTACTACACTGACATTTACAGCGTTCACAACTTATCGCTCGATAAAAAACCGTAATTTCCGCAGTTACGCAGCGTCGATGTGGGTGTTTATATTGTTTATTAGTTACAACACTTACTACTATCCTTTAGATGTCGATCCAGTATCTGTATATTACTGGTTGGGTGCAGGAATACTATTCAAATTGCCAGTGATAGATAAACAAGAGAAGGAAGATGCCAACCCTGAAAAAGCAACAAATAAAAAAGGTTTAAAAATTAAGTTTTAATTCATTAAGTTTCCATCAACAGCGATAGACACCACATTGGGCAATTCTACTAGCAAAACAAACAATTTATTTCACAATCAAACACATGAATGATTTTCCTTTAATTTCCGTAATCATCCCAACTTACGGAAGAGATGAACCACTACGCGATAGTATCGTTGATATTCTCAATCAGGACTATCCAAATTTTGAAGTTTTGGTAATCGACCAATATCCAAAACACCAACCAGAAGTTCAAGCATATTTAGAAGAGGTAGCGGCAAAAGGGAAAATTAAATTGTTTCACCTAAATTGGGCGAGTTTACCAGGGGCGCGAAACTATGGTGTGCGTCGCTCATCTGGGGAAATAATTTTATTTATTGATGATGATGTAAAATTAACGCCTGGCTTTTTAATGGCTCATGCGAAAAATTATGTACAAAATCCAGAGGTAGGAGCTGTAGCTGGACGAGTATTTGACAGAATGAAATTGGGTGATTCTGGCGGAAAATTAGAAATTGAATATCTCCCTCCCCAAGCAATGGATCCTGGCATTGCTTGGTATCATATTGATTTAGTACATACTATTAAGCCCCAGCAGGTTTTAACAGCTAGGGGTTGCAATATGTCTTTTCGGCGCGAAATTTTTACGAAATACGGACTGAAGTTTGATGAGAGATTTCGTGGGAGTGCAGTCCGGGAAGAATCGGATTTTTGTTTGCGACTGCGACAGACTGGATACAAAATTTGGTATGACCCAAAAGCTGATTTAGTGCATTTGGGAGAAGAGACTGGGGGTTGTCATGATATTAGTATGCGATCGCTCAAATATCAACTCACTTTCTATCACAACCACTTTTTATTAGGGCTGAAAAATTTAACCTTGACTCAAGCCTTACGTTTATACGCCCGTTTATTTGATTGTCATGTTCTCGGAAGACCACCTTGTCATAAAAGTGGTTCACCTATCAAAATTCTCACTCGCGCTATTTTTTACACTTTGGGTTTCCTGAAGGCTTTGGGTACTGTCATTCAGTCAGTGTGGAATGATGGACAAATCTATAGCCATTTGGATGAACAAGTTTAGATTTTATCACCGCAGATAATATCATTTATCTGCGGTTAAATTTATCAATCTATCATGAAAATTAACTATGAGAATTTTAGTTGCTAGTCATACATATATAGTAGACCTTAATTGTGAAAAACTACGTGCTTTAGCTCAGTTAGCACCAGATATTGAGGTGACAGTTGTTGTGCCTAAAATCTGGAAGCCCGGTGGTGTACAGAATCAGACTATTGAAAGTCAATATAAAGATGAAGGTAATTTTAAAATAGTGCCGATTTCTAATTTCAGTCAAAATCATCAAGGGCTATTGACATTTGGAACTGATTTAATATCTTTGATGCAGCAATTTCGCCCACAAGTTATTCAAGTAGAACAAGCATCAAGAAGCTTGGCATACAGTCAGACGATTATTTTAAATAAATTGTTGGGATTAAAGGCAAAAAATATCTTTTTTACTTGGTGGAATTTACCTTACACATTAAAATTACCTGCGGCTTTATTAGAAAAATTTAATCTCAATAATAGCCACGGAATTATTTCTGGGAATCAAGATGGAGCAGAAGTTTTACGGCAAAGAGGGTATCAGGGCGCAATTAAAGTTATGCCCCAATTAGGTGTTGATGAAACTCTTTTTTCTCCCAAAAAACAACCAGAATTAGCTGCTAAATTAGGGATTAAACCTGATGATTTTGTGGTGGGTTTTGTTGGAAGATTTGTTCCAGAAAAAGGTTTATTGACTTTATTGCAGGCTTTAGTAACTTTAAAAAATGAATCTTGGAAATTAATGCTTTTAGGACGAGGCGAACTGCGAGATGAAATCTTGAAAATAGCCACAGATAATCAAATCCAAGACAGATTAATTATGGTAGAAAGTGTTCCTCATCACGAAGTTACTAATTATATTAATTTAATGAGTACCTTGGTGCTACCTTCCGAAACTACTTATAAATTTAAAACTTTAACTGCTGCTGGTTGGAAAGAACAATTTGGTCATGTATTAATTGAAGCTATGGCTTGTCAAGTGCCTGTGATTGGTTCTGATTCTGGGGAAATACCTCATGTGATTGGTGATAGTGGATTAATATTTCCCGAAGGCAATGTTCAACTACTGGCTGATTGCATCAAAAAATTGCTCAAGCAACCAGAATTACACCAAAATCTAGCTGTAAATGGCTATCAAAAAGCAATGGCAAAATACACTAATAAGGCACTTGCTAAAGAGCAGTATGAGTTTTATCAAGAATTATTTCAGAGTAAATAGGCATGAAAATTTTACAAATTGTTCCGTCTATTTCGTTAATTTATGGTGGCCCTAGCCAAATGGTTTTAGGGTTAGCGCCGGCTTTAGCAAAAGAAGGTGTAAAAGTTACTATTCTGACCACAGATAGCAATGGTGATACTGGTCAACAACCTTTAGATGTACCTTTAAATCGCCCAATTCAACAAGATGGTTATGAAATAATTTACTTTCGTTGTGCGCCATTTCGTCGCTATAAATTTTCTCTGGATTTACTTAATTGGCTAAAAATTCATGCTAAGGAGTTTGATATAGCGCATATTCATGCTTTGTTTTCGCCTATTAGTAGTGCAGCCGCGACGGTATGTCGGGAGAAAAAATTACCTTATATTTTGCGTCCTTTAGGTACTCTTGACCCGGCTGATTTACAAAAGAAAAAACAATTAAAAAAGCTGTATGTTGAGTTGATTGAACGCCAAAATTTAGCAGGTGCAGCCGCAATTCATTTCACTAGTGAACAAGAAGCAAAAATATCAGCAAGATTTGGAGTCAAGACAAAAGATTTAGTAATTCCTTTGGGTGTAAAACCAACGCAAAGAATTTCAGCAAGTGCAGTACGCAGTCAGTTAGGTATACCGGAAGATGTGCCTTTGGTGTTGTTTATGTCGCGTATTGACCCAAAGAAAGGTTTGAATTTGTTGATTCCGGCTTTAGAAAAGCTGTTGGCGGATAATCACAAGTTTCATTTTGTTTTAGCTGGGACAAATCCTCAAGACCCAGACTATGAAAACAAAATCAAATTTCAAATCGAAAATTCACCATTGCGATCGCATACTACCATTACAGGCTTTGTGAGTGGTGAATTGAAAGCTGGTTTACTGCAAGCGGCTGATTTATTTGTTTTACCTTCTTATTACGAAAACTTTGGTATTGCAGTCGCTGAGGCTATGGTTGCGGGAATACCTGTAGTGATTTCTGACCAGGTGCATATTTGGCAGCAAGTAAGCGATAGTCAGTCGGGATGGGTGGGTCAAACAGAGGTATCTTCGTTGTTGGAGTTATTGCAACAAGCTTTGCAAAATCCCCAAGAACGCCAACGCCGGGGAATAAATGCTCAAAAATATGCTTTAGAAAATTTTAGCTGGGATGCGATCGCCCGGCAAATGATTCAAGCCTATCAACAAATTCTCATCAATATGTGATAATTTCAGCCAAAATTCAGTAAAAATACTTCAAGTGTCCATGTTGGCTTTTCAAAGGTTATACCATTTTGGATTTTAGATTTTAGATTTTGGATTGGGTAAGGGTTGATCGGTAAGCTTTTGAGCCATCCATCTGTCGCAATCATTTTTTAATTTGGTATTACATTACCAGAAGTGACTCGCAAACTTATTCGTTTAATTATCGCCGTCCTTTATATCGTAGTTGATGATACTATCGCCGTATCTGCGGCTGGCTTTGGTGGCGGGTTAGTTGCGAGTGCAGCGATCGCAGCTAGTCAATTTATCATAGGTACAGCAGCGACTACAGCTAGTCAGCGATTTATTTACAACAATACAACAGGTGGGTTATTCTTTGACCAAGATGGCTCAGGTGCGATCGCCAGAGTTCAAATTGCGACACTCAACACCGGATTAGCCTTAACCAATGCAGATATCTTCGTTAATGCCTAAGAATTTGTAAATAATAAATCATGAATTTGGGAGGATAGCCAGCTTGTCTAACCTCCATATTTTCAATATTTTCAATGATTCATATCATTTCTGAATTATTCTCTTTGGTTGAACCACATCTATCTTCAGTAGGGTTAAACCAGAAATAGGTGTTTGATAAGGTGACTAATGGCAACATAAATCACAAGTAGATTTGTTATGACCTACACTCAAACTAGTGACCCTACCATTCGTAAATGTGTTGAATCTTGGCGAAAATTAGATGTAGATGAACAACTAGGTTTATTCTGGTTTATCTATAAAGAAATGGGTGAGTCTGTTACACCTGCGGCTCCTGCTGCTAGTACTGTTTCTCCAGAAATTGCTGAAGGTTTATTTAATCAGGTAAAAGAATTAAGTCACGAAGAACAATTACAAGTTCAGCGAGACTTAATTAATCGAGCAGATACTCAAATAAGCAGAGAATATGGTTCGTTAGGAGATACCACCAAACTGCTATTTTGGTATCGTCTCTCTCAAGGAATGGATAGTAATGTAATTATTCCTGTACCTGCTGGTTATCGTCTTTCTTCAGCAGCAGAAACTTTGCTGGAACAAATTAAAGAATTAGCTTTTGAACAGCAGATTAATCTTTTCCGCGACTATGTGTCACCAATGGGTGCAGAACCTAAAGCTGGCGCTGAAATTTAATTGTGAGGATATTGAGCTATGGCAAGCAAGGCTGTAGCTCAATATTCGTAATCCTAAATGATTTACCCACATCTTTCCCTTGTCTCTTTTCTTCACATATCAAATAAGACTGCTATAGCAATCCTCAGCCACAGATAAACACAGAGTAAAATTATATTTACTCTGTGTATTTTTTGGTTGCTCATTAGGATAGTTGCACCCTAAATTCGTAACGCCCTTGGTTTTATATTTATAATTTAAATAGTCTTTTTGTCAGTTACATCTATCTGACGAGTGGTTAATTTTTTTTAAATTATACACATCAATTTATCAATAATTGGCACTACACAAAAAAGTAAAACCCTAGGGCTGGGAATCCCTAGGGCTGATAACCTGACCACCTTTACTTTATTTATAATTGATGCAAAATTAAAGTGGATGTTTACAATAGACTTAAATATTTGGCTTATGTCTAGCAAGATTTTATGAAAAATATTATTAATATGATATTATTATCTCAACAAAATAATTCTATACATATTTTGTGGATAATCTCACTTATATTGCTCAAAATTATATTTTTTCTTGTTTAATGACTTTGATTAATTAAATTTCCAGGATAAAATTTATGATTTT
Encoded here:
- the hpsL gene encoding hormogonium polysaccharide biosynthesis protein HpsL, coding for MAKVKSKVQKSKNSKKQPKKEAPTLSLQERLAQKRQATKARKEFMDLLTKSLSGALFLGFLLFLVAGIKAALPAVLGVLVMSFSYKYPRQALIAFIIYVPFGGTITYYIGNSPILQLAKDSFYIPAAIALWQICRKQKLPFIIPKQIKIPLFILLGSCLLTLVFINGGQQFNPPPAGLLEEPVKEFPIGLGILGLKVLLGYVSLITCIYYLIRNKQDFFFLSRLQIVLIIVCCVLGLIQYLFLLTGICEGTKNLEGSALFKATLDARCYFGGSLVYSPSQGIIRLPGTFVAPWQWAWFLISSTFFAFATGFSDPSIFWRLISLGSMALIFVNAVISGQRIALGLVPTCFVMLLLLTGQIANLKRFIPIGVGLVMILGIAVVSNPVVVQERIDSFASRWNASPPQDFIIQQFEENLKDTDSPLGSGLGRATNSARALGKTKLVETYYPKLIYEIGIFGVLGFLALVTTLTFTAFTTYRSIKNRNFRSYAASMWVFILFISYNTYYYPLDVDPVSVYYWLGAGILFKLPVIDKQEKEDANPEKATNKKGLKIKF
- the hpsN gene encoding hormogonium polysaccharide biosynthesis glycosyltransferase HpsN, with product MNDFPLISVIIPTYGRDEPLRDSIVDILNQDYPNFEVLVIDQYPKHQPEVQAYLEEVAAKGKIKLFHLNWASLPGARNYGVRRSSGEIILFIDDDVKLTPGFLMAHAKNYVQNPEVGAVAGRVFDRMKLGDSGGKLEIEYLPPQAMDPGIAWYHIDLVHTIKPQQVLTARGCNMSFRREIFTKYGLKFDERFRGSAVREESDFCLRLRQTGYKIWYDPKADLVHLGEETGGCHDISMRSLKYQLTFYHNHFLLGLKNLTLTQALRLYARLFDCHVLGRPPCHKSGSPIKILTRAIFYTLGFLKALGTVIQSVWNDGQIYSHLDEQV
- the hpsO gene encoding hormogonium polysaccharide biosynthesis glycosyltransferase HpsO encodes the protein MRILVASHTYIVDLNCEKLRALAQLAPDIEVTVVVPKIWKPGGVQNQTIESQYKDEGNFKIVPISNFSQNHQGLLTFGTDLISLMQQFRPQVIQVEQASRSLAYSQTIILNKLLGLKAKNIFFTWWNLPYTLKLPAALLEKFNLNNSHGIISGNQDGAEVLRQRGYQGAIKVMPQLGVDETLFSPKKQPELAAKLGIKPDDFVVGFVGRFVPEKGLLTLLQALVTLKNESWKLMLLGRGELRDEILKIATDNQIQDRLIMVESVPHHEVTNYINLMSTLVLPSETTYKFKTLTAAGWKEQFGHVLIEAMACQVPVIGSDSGEIPHVIGDSGLIFPEGNVQLLADCIKKLLKQPELHQNLAVNGYQKAMAKYTNKALAKEQYEFYQELFQSK
- the hpsP gene encoding hormogonium polysaccharide biosynthesis glycosyltransferase HpsP, which codes for MKILQIVPSISLIYGGPSQMVLGLAPALAKEGVKVTILTTDSNGDTGQQPLDVPLNRPIQQDGYEIIYFRCAPFRRYKFSLDLLNWLKIHAKEFDIAHIHALFSPISSAAATVCREKKLPYILRPLGTLDPADLQKKKQLKKLYVELIERQNLAGAAAIHFTSEQEAKISARFGVKTKDLVIPLGVKPTQRISASAVRSQLGIPEDVPLVLFMSRIDPKKGLNLLIPALEKLLADNHKFHFVLAGTNPQDPDYENKIKFQIENSPLRSHTTITGFVSGELKAGLLQAADLFVLPSYYENFGIAVAEAMVAGIPVVISDQVHIWQQVSDSQSGWVGQTEVSSLLELLQQALQNPQERQRRGINAQKYALENFSWDAIARQMIQAYQQILINM
- a CDS encoding orange carotenoid protein N-terminal domain-containing protein; translated protein: MTYTQTSDPTIRKCVESWRKLDVDEQLGLFWFIYKEMGESVTPAAPAASTVSPEIAEGLFNQVKELSHEEQLQVQRDLINRADTQISREYGSLGDTTKLLFWYRLSQGMDSNVIIPVPAGYRLSSAAETLLEQIKELAFEQQINLFRDYVSPMGAEPKAGAEI